From the genome of Bradyrhizobium sp. SZCCHNS1050, one region includes:
- a CDS encoding Hsp20/alpha crystallin family protein — protein MAEPTKLPVNTEKAGAPSMQGWRPFENLRREIDRVFEDFHGGIWRTPSLFDQLPGLARARSFAVAPAVDVAEHDNAYEVTAELPGLDEKNVEVKVASGVLSIKGEKQEDKEEKKKDYYVRERSFGSFERSFQIPDGVDTDKIEAVFKQGVLKVTLPKKPEVQKAAKTIDIKAA, from the coding sequence ATGGCTGAACCTACCAAGCTGCCCGTCAACACCGAGAAGGCAGGTGCGCCATCCATGCAGGGATGGCGGCCGTTCGAGAACCTGCGCCGCGAGATCGATCGCGTGTTCGAGGACTTCCATGGCGGGATCTGGCGCACGCCGTCGCTGTTCGACCAACTGCCGGGCCTGGCCCGCGCACGGTCCTTTGCCGTGGCGCCGGCGGTCGACGTCGCCGAGCACGACAATGCCTATGAGGTCACCGCTGAGCTGCCCGGCCTCGACGAGAAGAACGTCGAGGTGAAGGTTGCGAGCGGCGTGCTCTCGATCAAGGGCGAGAAGCAGGAGGACAAGGAGGAGAAGAAGAAGGACTATTACGTCCGTGAGCGCAGCTTCGGCTCGTTCGAACGCTCCTTCCAGATCCCCGACGGCGTCGACACCGACAAGATCGAGGCCGTGTTCAAGCAGGGCGTGCTCAAGGTCACCCTGCCGAAGAAGCCCGAGGTACAGAAGGCCGCCAAGACCATCGACATCAAGGCGGCGTGA
- a CDS encoding peroxidase-related enzyme (This protein belongs to a clade of uncharacterized proteins related to peroxidases such as the alkylhydroperoxidase AhpD.) codes for MTQPAISRFPVPAIDALPDDIRTRLLGVQEKSGFVPNVFLTLAHRPDEFRAFFAYHDALMEKDGGLTKAEREMIVVATSSANQCQYCVIAHGAILRIRAKNPLIADQIAINYRKADITPRQRAMLDFAMKVALEAQTVGDADFKALAGHGFGDDDIWDIAAIAAFFALSNRIANVTGMRPNDEFYLMGRLPKTT; via the coding sequence ATGACCCAGCCCGCCATCAGCCGCTTCCCCGTGCCCGCAATCGATGCGCTGCCGGACGACATCCGCACCCGCCTGCTCGGCGTGCAGGAGAAGAGCGGCTTCGTGCCCAACGTGTTCCTGACACTTGCGCACAGGCCGGACGAGTTCCGCGCGTTCTTTGCGTATCACGACGCGCTGATGGAGAAGGACGGCGGGCTGACCAAGGCCGAGCGCGAGATGATCGTGGTCGCGACCTCGAGCGCCAACCAGTGCCAGTATTGCGTGATCGCGCACGGCGCGATCCTGCGCATCCGCGCCAAGAATCCCCTGATCGCCGACCAGATCGCGATCAACTACCGCAAGGCCGACATCACGCCACGGCAGCGGGCGATGCTCGATTTCGCGATGAAGGTGGCGCTCGAGGCGCAAACGGTCGGGGATGCCGATTTCAAGGCGCTGGCCGGCCACGGCTTCGGCGACGACGATATCTGGGACATCGCCGCGATCGCGGCGTTCTTCGCGCTGTCGAACCGGATCGCGAATGTCACGGGCATGCGGCCCAACGACGAGTTCTACCTGATGGGGCGGCTGCCGAAGACCACGTGA
- a CDS encoding tetratricopeptide repeat protein, translating to MQSSVGSRAFQNARLQKRAKRQADVLLPAAVKAYREGRHPEAQALCQQILQDLPQHFGALHLLGVSERDCGRFDQAVLVLARAIEVDPRSAEAQSDLGLSLFRLGRYDEARTRYERAIGLQPNFPTALTNLGNALMSLSRFDEAISAHDRAIALKPGYADAHANRGMALLLTGRYEDAGQSFDRALALQPRLLTALFGKGLVSMNLRNFDTAVAALTSALAINPTAAPALAQRGRAYQEQGKFDEAEADFDAALALEPLLEDALRGKATVSLVRGNIALATSLIDKMLAQNPKQESAWTLLGVCSAMQGDIATAIADYDRALAINPDYEDAITKKIFALDFLPDVGVERLQAERRHWWEAIGARLPRLPLGERNLDPDRRLVVGYVSSDFREHSAALGFLPILRHHDRARFEIVGYSCSPTRDAKTELCRSLVDRWVEAWQLTDDKLAEQIRADKIDILVDLSGHSAGHRLTLFARKPAPIQVSAVGSVTGTGLPVMDYLLADAVTIPAAVRHLFAEKIYDLPSLITIEPPPPIPPSPLPMLRNGHVTFGSFNRADKFSEPTLALWSKLMAATPGSMIVVKNHAMNDPLLRDGLIARFVAHGIAAERVRCVGKTSREEHLAMFADIDIALDPFPQNGGISTWEALQMGVPVVAKLGSTPSARAGGAIVKAVGLDAWVADDDEGYLATALKFCSRPGELAALRAELPARVLNSAAGNGALYTQHVEQGYRTFWRDYCARATTG from the coding sequence TTGCAAAGCAGCGTCGGCTCCCGTGCCTTCCAGAACGCAAGGCTGCAAAAGCGGGCCAAGAGACAGGCGGACGTGCTGTTGCCGGCGGCGGTCAAGGCCTACCGCGAAGGCCGGCATCCGGAGGCTCAGGCCCTGTGCCAGCAGATCCTGCAGGACCTGCCGCAGCATTTCGGCGCCCTGCATCTGCTCGGCGTCTCCGAACGGGACTGCGGCCGTTTCGACCAAGCCGTGCTCGTCCTGGCACGCGCGATCGAGGTCGACCCGCGCTCGGCCGAAGCCCAGTCCGATCTCGGCCTGTCGCTGTTCCGGCTCGGCCGCTACGACGAGGCTCGCACCCGTTACGAACGCGCCATCGGACTCCAGCCGAACTTCCCGACTGCGCTCACCAATCTCGGCAATGCGCTGATGAGCCTGTCGCGTTTCGACGAGGCGATATCAGCGCACGACCGCGCCATCGCGCTGAAGCCCGGCTATGCCGACGCCCACGCCAATCGCGGGATGGCGCTGCTGCTCACGGGCCGGTACGAAGACGCCGGTCAGAGCTTCGATCGCGCGCTCGCGCTGCAGCCGCGGCTGCTGACGGCCCTGTTCGGCAAGGGCCTGGTCAGCATGAACCTGCGGAACTTCGATACTGCAGTGGCCGCGCTGACGTCGGCGCTGGCGATCAATCCGACTGCGGCCCCTGCCCTCGCCCAGCGCGGGCGAGCCTATCAGGAGCAGGGCAAGTTCGACGAGGCGGAAGCCGATTTTGACGCGGCATTGGCCCTCGAACCGCTGCTGGAAGACGCCCTGCGCGGCAAGGCCACGGTTTCGCTCGTGCGCGGCAACATCGCCCTGGCGACCTCGCTCATCGACAAGATGCTGGCGCAGAACCCGAAGCAGGAGAGCGCCTGGACCCTGCTCGGGGTCTGCTCCGCGATGCAAGGCGACATCGCCACGGCGATTGCGGATTACGACCGCGCGCTCGCGATCAACCCGGACTACGAGGACGCGATCACCAAGAAGATCTTCGCGCTGGATTTCCTGCCCGACGTCGGGGTCGAACGTCTCCAGGCAGAACGGAGACACTGGTGGGAGGCGATCGGCGCGCGGTTGCCACGTCTGCCGCTCGGCGAGCGGAATCTGGACCCGGACCGGCGCCTTGTCGTCGGCTACGTGTCGTCCGATTTCCGCGAGCATTCGGCGGCGCTCGGCTTCCTGCCGATCCTTCGCCATCACGATCGCGCCAGGTTCGAAATCGTCGGCTATTCGTGTTCACCGACGAGGGACGCCAAGACGGAGCTGTGCCGTTCGCTGGTCGATCGCTGGGTCGAGGCCTGGCAGTTGACCGACGACAAGCTCGCCGAGCAGATCCGGGCCGACAAGATCGACATCCTCGTCGACCTCTCGGGACATTCAGCCGGCCACCGGCTCACGCTGTTTGCGCGCAAGCCTGCCCCGATCCAGGTCTCGGCCGTCGGCAGCGTCACTGGCACCGGATTGCCCGTGATGGATTATCTGCTGGCCGATGCGGTGACGATTCCGGCCGCGGTCCGGCATCTGTTTGCCGAAAAGATCTACGATCTGCCGTCGCTGATCACGATCGAACCGCCGCCTCCAATTCCGCCGTCGCCGCTGCCGATGCTTCGCAACGGCCACGTCACCTTCGGCTCGTTCAATCGCGCCGACAAGTTTTCGGAGCCGACTCTGGCTCTATGGTCGAAGCTGATGGCTGCGACGCCGGGCTCGATGATCGTCGTCAAGAACCATGCGATGAACGATCCCCTGCTGCGCGACGGCTTGATCGCCCGCTTCGTCGCCCACGGCATCGCCGCGGAACGCGTCCGTTGCGTCGGAAAGACGTCGCGCGAGGAGCATCTTGCGATGTTCGCCGATATCGACATCGCACTCGATCCGTTCCCGCAAAATGGCGGCATCTCGACGTGGGAGGCGCTGCAGATGGGCGTGCCTGTCGTCGCCAAGCTCGGCAGCACCCCCTCGGCACGGGCGGGCGGCGCGATCGTCAAGGCAGTCGGCCTCGACGCGTGGGTCGCCGATGACGACGAAGGCTATCTCGCGACAGCGCTGAAATTCTGCTCGCGGCCCGGCGAGCTTGCCGCGCTCCGTGCCGAGCTGCCCGCCAGGGTGTTGAATTCAGCCGCCGGAAACGGCGCGCTCTACACGCAGCATGTGGAACAGGGATACCGGACGTTCTGGCGTGACTATTGCGCACGAGCGACGACCGGCTAG
- a CDS encoding ATP-binding protein — MTVTSFGRVISVRGSQARVGILSTQQMNVSDIRATVGRFVSIRCPSATIIAIITEVTSEDLSRANEYVATASVDLLGEILGPAERPKFQRGVTHYPTIGDAVDMITSEELRTIYTPTAGDHIDIGALQQDTSVRACVNVEEMLSKHFAVLGSTGVGKSTGVSLLLNEILKARPNLRIFLLDVHNEYGRCFGEKALVLNPRNLKLPFWLFNFEEIVDVLFGGRPGVPEELDILAEVIPLAKGIYTQYQNTDRIGLKRIDPKTVGYTVDTPVPYRLVDLINLIDERMGKLENRSSRIIYHKLISRIETVRNDPRYAFMFDNANVGGDTMAEVISHLFRLPANGRPMTVMQLAGFPAEVVDSVVSVVCRMAFDFGLWSDGVSPLLFVCEEAHRYASADRSIGFGPTRKAISRIAKEGRKYGVYLGLITQRPAELDATIISQCNTLFTMRLANERDQSLLRSAVSDAAANLLSFVPSLGTREVLAFGEGVALPTRLRFKEVPLHQLPRSEATIATVRSVNAGHDMHFVSAVLERWRGATSSRDASSGDSGAGNLGDRGSLSASLDAPMLQPSMGLDPDRFSLLKKPLR, encoded by the coding sequence ATGACCGTGACATCCTTCGGACGCGTGATCTCGGTGCGGGGCTCCCAGGCCCGCGTCGGCATTCTGTCGACACAGCAGATGAACGTCTCCGATATCCGCGCGACAGTCGGCCGTTTCGTCAGCATTCGCTGCCCGAGCGCCACGATCATTGCGATCATCACCGAGGTGACCAGCGAGGACCTCTCGCGTGCCAACGAATACGTCGCGACGGCTTCGGTAGACCTGCTCGGCGAGATTCTCGGGCCGGCCGAACGGCCCAAGTTCCAGCGCGGCGTCACCCACTACCCGACCATCGGCGACGCCGTCGACATGATCACGAGCGAGGAGCTGCGCACGATCTACACGCCGACCGCCGGCGACCACATCGACATCGGCGCGCTGCAGCAGGACACCTCCGTGCGCGCCTGTGTCAATGTCGAGGAAATGCTGTCGAAGCACTTCGCCGTGCTCGGTTCGACCGGCGTCGGCAAATCGACCGGCGTGTCGCTGCTGCTCAACGAGATCCTGAAGGCGCGGCCGAACCTGCGCATCTTCCTGCTCGACGTCCACAACGAATATGGCCGCTGCTTTGGTGAAAAGGCGCTGGTGCTGAACCCGCGCAACCTGAAGCTGCCGTTTTGGCTGTTCAATTTCGAGGAGATCGTCGACGTCCTGTTCGGCGGCCGACCGGGCGTGCCGGAAGAGCTCGACATCCTGGCCGAAGTGATCCCGCTGGCGAAGGGCATCTACACCCAATACCAGAACACAGACCGCATCGGGCTCAAGCGCATCGACCCGAAGACCGTCGGCTACACCGTCGATACGCCGGTGCCCTACCGCCTCGTCGACCTGATCAACCTGATCGACGAGCGCATGGGCAAGCTCGAGAACCGCTCCTCGCGCATCATCTATCACAAGCTGATCTCGCGGATCGAGACGGTACGCAACGACCCGCGCTACGCCTTCATGTTCGACAACGCCAATGTCGGCGGCGACACCATGGCCGAGGTCATCAGCCACCTGTTCCGCCTGCCGGCCAACGGCCGGCCGATGACGGTCATGCAGCTCGCCGGCTTCCCGGCCGAGGTCGTCGACTCCGTGGTCTCGGTCGTGTGCCGCATGGCCTTCGATTTCGGCCTGTGGAGCGACGGCGTCTCGCCGCTGCTGTTCGTCTGCGAGGAAGCGCACCGTTACGCCTCGGCCGACCGCTCGATCGGCTTCGGCCCGACCCGCAAGGCGATCTCGCGCATCGCCAAGGAAGGCCGGAAATACGGCGTCTATCTCGGCCTGATCACCCAGCGGCCGGCCGAGCTCGACGCCACCATCATCTCCCAGTGCAACACGCTGTTCACGATGCGGCTTGCCAACGAGCGCGACCAGTCGCTGCTGCGTTCGGCGGTCTCGGATGCCGCTGCCAACCTGCTCTCCTTCGTTCCCTCGCTCGGCACCCGTGAGGTGCTGGCGTTCGGCGAAGGCGTCGCGCTGCCGACCCGGCTGCGCTTCAAGGAGGTGCCGCTGCATCAATTGCCGCGCAGCGAGGCGACGATCGCCACCGTCCGATCGGTGAATGCCGGACACGACATGCATTTCGTCAGTGCCGTGCTGGAGCGCTGGCGCGGAGCGACCTCGAGCCGGGACGCGTCGAGCGGCGACAGCGGCGCCGGCAACCTCGGAGATCGCGGCAGCCTGTCCGCCTCGCTGGACGCGCCAATGCTGCAGCCGTCGATGGGCCTCGACCCGGACCGCTTCTCGCTGCTGAAGAAGCCGCTGCGCTAA